From the bacterium genome, the window CCCGGTCGTAGTTTACGTCCGTTACATATACGTCGCCGTTAGGGCGCACCTCTATCCCGTCCGGGTTACCGGGCGTAAAAGACCATTTACCTAGAAACGACCCGGCGCGCGTGAAGTATTGTACGCGAGAAATTCCGTCCGTAACGTATACGTTACCGTTGGCCGCGACCGCTACGTCCTCGGGGCTATCGAATTGGCCGTTCTCGGAACCTAGGGAACCCCAACTGCCTATAAAGGACCCGCTCGAGGTAAAATATTTTATCTGGTGGTGGTTCCGGTCGACGACGTAAACCCAGCCGTTAGAAGCTACGCCAATTCCCCTAGGGTAGTAGAATGACGAGCGCCATTGATTTATATATGAACCGGCGGGCGTGAAATATTGAACGCGGTTGTTACCTTGGTCGACCGCGTAAATATACCCGTTAGGGCCTACAGCCAAATTCCGAGGGTCGTCAAACTGGCCGTCCCCGGAACCGTTAGACCCCCATTTGCCGAGGAAGGAACCGGCCGGGGTAAAGTATTGTATGCGGTTATTACTGTAATCGCCTACGTAAACGTTTCCATTAACGGTGACGCATATTCCCATCGGCCTTATGAATTGGCCGTTACCCGTACCGCGCGAGCCCCACTTGCCAGCGTAAACCCAGGCGGCTGAAGCCGTGGCCGCGCTCAGCAATAGAAGCGCTATCACCCTTTTCATCATCGTTCCTCCTCTCCGAAGCTCCTCTCCGGAACGGTCCCCTTTTCTATATATCGTATAGCACTTTCGGGTGCCGCTGTCAAGCAAAAAAAGCGCGAGTAAAAAATCGCGGCCTGATACCACTTTATGTCAAATAATTTTTAAACGCTTATGCCCGAAAACAACGACTGGGGCGAGATGAAGGCCGCGGCCTGGCGGGGCCGCGTCGGCGAGATGCTGGAGGGCATGCGCGCCGACCTGCGCCGGCTAAGCGCCGACGTCGAGCGCGTGGCCGAGACGGTCCACCGCCACGCCGCGGATATCGCCGTCATCGACGACCGCTGCCGGGAGCGCTGCGCGCGTAGCGAGCTGAGCGCGCGCGCCCGGGCCGTCATCGGCAGCGCCGTCGTGATGGCCATCGCGAGCGTAGTCGTCGCGCTCATCAGTTTAATCGGGGGATGACGTGAACGGATTTAAATCGAGGAAGTTCATGCTGGCCGCGGCGGGGGTAGTGGGGGGCATCGTCGCTGCTTTCATCCTGCCGGCGCTCGGGCCCTTCGCCTGGTTGCGCGAACATACCGTAGGGGTGTTCGCCGCGGCCTGCTCGCTCGCCGCCGCGTACATCGCCGGCAACGCCGTTATGGACCGCTGGCACGCGGGCGGGGGCTAGACGCCGCGTACAACCCAATAGACGCTCTCGAGCCGGGGGCTTAGGCCTCCGGTTTTTTATTTTACGTTGGTGGGGGGAATCTTCTCCGTCTGGGGATACTACTACGGCTCGTAAAAAAGGAGCCCCCAAGGGCTCCTTTCCTTACGCGTTAGTCTCGCCGCTCAGCGGAACAGCGCTTTCACCCGGCCTACCGACGCCGGCTCCACCGCGAAGAATTCCTTCGGGCAGTGGACGCGGTAGATGTAGCTGTCGGCCTGGCACGCGATCCACAGCCGGCGGTTGTAATACGCCAGCCCCCAGGGGTTCCCGGCGGGCGACTGGAACGACGCCGCGATCGCGCCGGTGGGCGTATAGCCGTAGATGTAATCGCCGCCCCCGCGCCACAAGACGTTGTTGCGCCAGTCGAAAGCGCAGTCGTAGCGGGAACTGACGCCGAGGGGGAAAGAGCCCACTACGCTGCCGCCCAGGCGGTGGAGGAACAAGAAGGCGGGGTAGTAGTCGGCGATGAAGAGGTTGGTCGTCCCCCTACCGCCGTCGCCGGTGCACTGCGCCGCGGCGCCGAACGGCTTGTGCCCGGCGTTCCACGACGAGTAGACGCTGCCCGTTAAAGGCCGCGTCCGGTAGACCACGTTGTTGCTCACGCAACCGACCCAGAGGTACGACAAAGGCTCGGAGTACGCGAGGCCGCTGTTGATGCCGTCCCACTGCACGACGTACCAATTGTATACCGAGCCGGTGTCGTGGCTTATGCGATACACGGCGCCCCGGTCGGCCCCGTCTATGGCGTACAGGTATCCGTCGGCCCGCGCCAGTCCCCGGGTATCCGCGCCCGCCGGCGACCGAAAGGACGCCTCGATCTGTCCCAAATAAGCCTCAGCCCCCGTTGTGGTCAACGCACCTATGGCCAGCGCTGTCGATAAGAGTTTCCCCATGGCTTGACTACCTTTCGTGAAAACGGTGAAGGGTAAACGGCTTCGGATATTAACTTTCCGCCGCCCGGTAGTCAACCTTTAAATGTAAAGGCGCGCCGTCGTGGCCAGGACGGCGGGCGGCCTCGGGCGAGGTTACAGCCGTTGAAGCTAAGCCGGGACCCTACCCCAGAACATCGAATAGGTGAAGAAGGCGTAGTAGGACGGGGCGTTCAATATGAAATCCGGCGACGTCGGCTGGGTAAGGCGTTTGAATTCCGCCCGCTTCTCCGCCGTCAACTCCTCTTCCGCTCCCGGCCACCGCATCTCGACGAGCGCCGCCAGCGCCTCCCGGAACTCGCTGCTCAGGGGCGCGTACGCGTCGCGTATAATCCCCTCGCGCAGCGGGTGCGTTACCTCCAACAGTCGACGGCATTCGTCGCCGCCGTGGGGCTTGGCGTCATCGTTTCCCATCGTTGCGGTCCTCTCGGTTTAAAACGGCACGGCCGCCGGCCTTGTAATTATTTCCCCGCCACCAACGCCATATACGGGAAGTGCCGCTCGAGCGCAAACGTCGTCGCGCCGAGCTCCGCCGGCATCTCCCTTATCTCTTACCGGGTAAAGGCCGCCTTTATCGACTCCCGCATCCCCCGCGGCCCGGGCATCTGGTAGTACGTAGGCCATCGCCTCTCGAAGTCGAATATCAGCATTACGCCCGCCGGCGCGAGGGGTAGGCCATGCCCCTTTCCTCACCCGAGCCGGGGGCTGAAGCCCCCGGTTTTTACTTCGGATCGCCGGGCGGTAAACCCTCCTCATTATTCCCCCCATTTGAACCCTTTTAGTCGCGAACGGACGCCGCTGCGCCGTTGACGCCGCGGCGCGCTGTGTTTAACTATTTCAGGTCTGCTCGGCGCCTCGAGCCGGGGCCGTACCGCCGGTAACGTCGGCGGTAAACGTCGGGCTTTTTACGCCGCGTGCCGAATCTGCTATACTGTTAACGTTTCTTTAAACGTCGCTCAACGTTAACGAGCGGAGGAGGTAGGCCGTGAAGGGTATGAGAAAGTCGTATCTATTTTGGGCTGCGGCCGGGGTGGGAGCGCTGGTCGCCGCGACACCCGCGGACGAGGCCGAGCGGCCGCGGGTGGAATATGTTTACGCCGGCGAGTGGGGAGGGGTTTCGGCCTTGGACGGCGAGCCGCTGTCGCCGTGGGGCGTGGCTACCGCGCCGGATGGCTACGTCTACGTTACCCTTTTTTCGCACGGCCGAATCGAATATTTTACGGCCGGGGGAGCCTTCGTCGGCTCGTGGGGCACAATGGGCGAAGGGCCCGGCGAGTTCCGCTGGCCCTCCGGCGTGGCCGTAGCCCCCGACGGCGACGTTTACGTCGCGGACTCCGTAAATCATCGCGTTCAATATTTCGGCGCTACGGGTTCGTACAAGGGCGAATGGGGTACGTGGGGCGACGGGTTGGGCGAGTTCGACGTTCCGAACGGGATAGCCGTAGCTTTGGACGGGACCGTCTACGTGGCGGATAGGAATAACGACCGCATTCAGTACTTCTCCGCCGACGGCTCGTACCTGGGGACGTGGGGCACGGCCGGCTTGGGAGACGGCGAGTTCGACGGCCCGGTCGACGTGGCCGTCTCGGGCGGCGGCGACGTCTACGTCGTCGACGTCGGCAACGCGCGCGTACAATACTTCGACGCGAGCGGCGTTTTCAAAGGCGCGTGGGGGTCGCCCGGGTCGGGGCCGGGGGAATTGAAATGGCCCTGGGCCGTGGCGGTCGGGCCGGAGGGCAACGTCTTCGTCGCCGACGACGAGATGAACCGAATCTCCGTCTACGACGCGGCCGGTTCTTTTATAACGTCGTGGGGTTCCACCGGGGCGGGCGCGGGGGAGTTCGGTTGGCCCCGGGGCCTGGCCGTCTCGAGCGACGGCGCGGTTTACGTCGCGGATATGTTTAACCGTCGAATCCAGTACTTCCGCAAAACGAGGCCTTAAACGGGCCGAGCCTAAATAGGGAGGCGAAGATGGGGAATCGTAAAAGAGGCGGCGACGACATCGCGAGTTGCCCGCCGTCGCCGTTGCGGTTCGAATCGTTACCGACCCCGGGCACCCCGGAGAAGTTGAGGGTATTACGAGCGTTGCAACACCTACACCGGGACGCGCACGGGAAAAGGGTCATCACAGCCGAGTTGCTCCAATTGATGACCGGCATCAGCGCCGCCAAATGCCGCAAGATAATGGAACAACTCGTCCGCGAGGGTTACGCCGAGCCAGCTGACGGCGGATGGAAGTGGACCGGTAAAACCTCCGTTTAATACCTCGCTAGTCTACTTATCTTTCCGTTCCCATTTATAGAAAGATGAAACTCGCCTACGTCGAGTGGCTCGACGCCTCCTACCAGGAGGGGTACGCCGATGGCTGTTAATTACCAACGCAAGGATTTCGTATTCGTAGTTTATTTCGACGGCCGGGAGCGGTTCCGTATAACCATTACGCAAGAGGACTGGCGCGCGGTAGATATATATGATGACGTCTTCAAACCGGAGATCGAGAGCTTGCGGGCCCTGGCCGCGTCGTCGAAAGACCTGGGGGATAGGTTCGAATACGGGGTGCTCGCGAAGGTGTTGGACCGTTTCGCGAGGCGGTGGCAGTTCCCGCCCGAAGACGAGAAACCGGTCCCGGACGCGCCGGTTAAATATGTAGACCCGGCGACCGGCACTACGGGCTTGCCCGATTCGGAGATACCCAAGAACGACGACTGGAGGCAGACGGTTTACAATACGCGCAACCCGGAGCTAGTGGCGAAGATCGAGAAACAACTCTGGCCTATCCCGTAGGTTATCGGTACAATTAATACGAAGCACGGATACCGCAAAGAGAACGAGTGCTTGTGGGCAAGGGCCGAGCTTATAGCCGGCCTCGCGCGGTGGCGCCGGAAAATGGCCGAGATATCGGGGAACGAGGGGACGATCGCGATAAACTCCGCGTA encodes:
- a CDS encoding 6-bladed beta-propeller; translated protein: MMKRVIALLLLSAATASAAWVYAGKWGSRGTGNGQFIRPMGICVTVNGNVYVGDYSNNRIQYFTPAGSFLGKWGSNGSGDGQFDDPRNLAVGPNGYIYAVDQGNNRVQYFTPAGSYINQWRSSFYYPRGIGVASNGWVYVVDRNHHQIKYFTSSGSFIGSWGSLGSENGQFDSPEDVAVAANGNVYVTDGISRVQYFTRAGSFLGKWSFTPGNPDGIEVRPNGDVYVTDVNYDRVKYFTSTGSLLGMWGTSGSGNGEFLEPYDVAFRRDGTRVYVSDEGHDRVQYFEDNTPVSPSSLGRVKALFE
- a CDS encoding 6-bladed beta-propeller, which translates into the protein MRKSYLFWAAAGVGALVAATPADEAERPRVEYVYAGEWGGVSALDGEPLSPWGVATAPDGYVYVTLFSHGRIEYFTAGGAFVGSWGTMGEGPGEFRWPSGVAVAPDGDVYVADSVNHRVQYFGATGSYKGEWGTWGDGLGEFDVPNGIAVALDGTVYVADRNNDRIQYFSADGSYLGTWGTAGLGDGEFDGPVDVAVSGGGDVYVVDVGNARVQYFDASGVFKGAWGSPGSGPGELKWPWAVAVGPEGNVFVADDEMNRISVYDAAGSFITSWGSTGAGAGEFGWPRGLAVSSDGAVYVADMFNRRIQYFRKTRP
- a CDS encoding winged helix-turn-helix domain-containing protein; translation: MGNRKRGGDDIASCPPSPLRFESLPTPGTPEKLRVLRALQHLHRDAHGKRVITAELLQLMTGISAAKCRKIMEQLVREGYAEPADGGWKWTGKTSV